One window from the genome of Dioscorea cayenensis subsp. rotundata cultivar TDr96_F1 chromosome 3, TDr96_F1_v2_PseudoChromosome.rev07_lg8_w22 25.fasta, whole genome shotgun sequence encodes:
- the LOC120249962 gene encoding uncharacterized protein LOC120249962, translated as MADLDFIQGNEQAMVEIWSDWLPPIHHLAYIQDNSMCTFKPWEGTITAAEDNIWRTILTDFMNFGRIPTKEEISIPTKLTALDMAKLQAYQLSPIAEPSKDQEKDTEDSVQHNKNLRPSIEEAPNLELKELPEHLEYSFLREGTLLPVIIASNLTVDQKSDLMEDDHKPSPLPQRRLNPNMKEVLRAEVIKLLNAGIIYPISDSEWVSSVQFGLCNAHATFQRRMLPIFEDMVEDFMEVFMDDFSIFGDSFDLCLRNLEHVLTQCEETNLVLSSEKCHFMVHERIVLDHKISKEGIEVFIEDSLGTLPKLPDL; from the exons ATGGCAGATTTGGATTTTATACAAGGAAATGAGCAGGCTATGGTTGAGATCTGGAGTGATTGGTTACCACCTATACATCATTTAGCCTACATACAAGACAATTCGATGTGCACATTCAAACCTTGGGAAGGTACTATTACAGCAGCTGAAGATAATATTTGGAGAACTATTCTTACAGACTTCATGAATTTTGGAAGAATTCCAACGAAAGAAGAAATCAGTATTCCTACTAAATTAACTGCATTGGACATGGCAAAACTGCAAGCATACCAATTATCTCCGATAGCTGAACCCAGCAAAGACCAGGAGAAAGATACTGAGGATAGTGTGCAACAT AATAaaaatctgcgaccttcaattGAGGAAGCACCGAATTTAGAATTGAAAGAGTTACCTGAACACCTTGAATACTCATTTCTTAGGGAAGGAACTTTGCTCCCTGTCATCATTGCCTCAAACCTTACAGTTGATCAAAAGAGTGATTTG ATGGAGGATGATCATAAACCCTCACCCTTACCACAAAGAagattaaatccaaacatgaaggaagtacTAAGGGCTGAAGTCATCAAACTCCTTAATGCAGGCATTATCTATCCAATCTCTGACAGTGAGTGGGTGAGCTCAGTACAG TTTGGCCTTTGTAACGCCCATGCAACTTTTCAGAGGCGCATGTTGCCAATTTTcgaggatatggtggaagatttcatggaggttttcatggatgacttttctaTATTTGGTGACTCCTTTGATTTATGTCTCAGAAATCTGGAGCATGTTCTTACTCAATGCGAGGAGActaatcttgtgctaagttctgagaaatgccatttcatggttcaTGAAAGGATAGTTCTGGATCACAAAATCTCCAAGGAAGGAATTGAG gtttttatagaagattcattaGGGACTTTGCCAAAATTGCCAGACCTCTAA